A window of Cyanobacteria bacterium GSL.Bin1 genomic DNA:
GGGTTTGGGTGCTTCAACATCTGATGACCTCGTTATTGAGGAGGAAATTAATCCGAAAATCGTTTGCGGTGTAACTTAGTTACAGTAAGAGTTTTAGGTTTTTGGAGATGTCTATTGCTTGCGATAAGTTTCGCTGGCAAGATTATGTGGAATCAGCGAGTCCTCGTCCTCCGATTGAACAAGTGAAGGGGGACTTTGAAAAGGATTACTTTGCTCGACGGGGAGAATCCAATCAATCTCGAACCACTTGGAATACAGAATATAAGGAGGTTTTTAAGAAATTTACCCCAGGTACGCCCGTCACGGAAGAAGTGCTATTGAATGTGATTTTGGGGACTCAAGCCAATACGCGATCGCGCATTCGCGCTTGTATGGTTTGTAGCGCGAAGCCTACGGCACGGGCTTGCGCCCTACGCGAAATTTCTGAATCTTGAGTTTGATGCCACGCGCTATCGGGGAAACTATTCCGGGAAGCAAGTGCAACCGCGAGATATCCCCAGTGATGAAGTGATTGCTCAACGTTACCAATCCATTAAGAACGAGGCATGGCAATGGGTCTTTGGGATGATGGCGTGTTACGGCTTGCGGAATCATGAAATCTTTCACATTGATGTTGACTCGCTGAAAACGGCACCGGGGATTCTCAAAGTGACAGGGGGCAAAACCGATGAGCGGCTAATTTTCCCGATTTACCCGGAATGGTGGGAAAAATGGCAACTGTGGGAGGTGAAATTTCCCAATGTCACCGGACAAACCAATCGAGATTTAGGAAGTCGCATTAGCCGCTTTTTTAAGAGAAGTGAGTTGGGTCGTCCTTATGATTTACGTCATGCTTGGGCGATTCGATCCCTGCTGTTTGGCATGGATGTGTCGATGGCGGCAGCGCAAATGGGTCACAGTGTGAATCTACACTGCGAAACCTACCATCAATGGATTACTGAAGACCAGCAAATGAAGGCGTTTAGAATTTTGATGGAGCGACCCGACCGACCCAGTGCCCCGGAATAATCTCGGCTGGTTTTCTGATCAGCCCAAAAATTGACTCGACCCTTGATTGAGAGGGGACGGGCAGGAGATATTTACTGGTCGTTTCTAAAGTGGCTGTAACTCTGTCACTTGTCTTCGGTCATCTGTATTCCTGCCTGTCATTTCCTTACGGCTTAATTAAGAGCGGGGAGCTCATCAACTACTGTTATCAGCTAAGAGATTGATTCAAGTGAGTCAAGTCGCAATGTAGATTCAAATGTGATTATAGATAGGGGAAAATAAAACTTTTTTATCTATTAAATTGGTAGACTGATCACTTAAAGTGTCATCTGAGATTGACTTCATTTATGAGTGATTCCTCTCCTACCCCCGGAACCCTGGTGGCCAGTCGCGATCGCGCTTGGGTAGTGCTACCCAGCGAAAATGAGCAAATTGTTCGTTTACGTCCCCTTAGCGGGAATGAAGACCAAATTTGTGGACTGTACCGCCCCCTGTTAGAACAAAATTTAGAAAGCCTCACTCCAGCTCATTTTCCAGCGCCTTCTCCCCGTCAAGTCCAAGACCACCAAGCGGGGGCGCTGCTCATGAATGCCGCGCGCCTTAGTTTACGCAGTGGCGCGGGTCCGTTTCGCTGTTTAGGACGGTTATCGGTGCGTCCTCATCCCTATCAGTTAGTGCCCTTACTGATGGCTCTCAAACTCGATCCGGTGCGGTTACTGATTGCCGATGATGTGGGAATTGGAAAAACCATTGAAGCCGGGCTGATTACACGGGAATTATACGATCGCGCTGAGATTAGACGCTTTGCCGTGCTGTGTCCCCCTCAACTGTGCGACCAATGGCAAAAGGAACTGAAACAAAAATTTAATCTCGATGCTGTGGTGGTCCGTTCCGGAACGGCGTCCAAACTAGAACGATCCCTCCCTTCCGGCGATCACCATATCTTTAGCTACTATCGCCATCTCATCATCAGCTTAGACTATGTGAAATCGGAGCGACGGCGAGCGAGTTTTCTCACCCATCATCCAGAATTGGTGATTGTCGATGAAGCCCATACTTGTACCCAACGGAGCGATTACAGTGCCACCCAGCAACGCCATCGTCTGGTGCGAGACCTAGCCGATCACGAAAACCTGCATCTCATCTTGTTAACCGCAACCCCTCACAGTGGCATTGAAACCGCTTTCCGCTCGCTACTGGGACTGATTAAACCGGAGTTTGAAGACTTTGACCTGGAACATCTCAGCGAATCTCAACGCGCTCACCTCGCCCAACATTTTGTTCAACGGCGACGGGCGGATGTGCAAGACTGGATCACCGCAACCCCTTTCCCCAAACGAGAATCCTTAGAAGCTCCCTATCGTCTTTCTCCAGAGTATCGAAACCTGTTCAGTGCCGTTTATGATTTTGCGCGGGGATTAGTCAAAGGGGAGCGCTCTCAACTCAGCTACGCCCAACAACGGGGACGGTATTGGTCTGCCTTAGCCATCATTCGCTGTGTTATGTCTTCCCCTGCAGCAGCGATCGCGACCTTGAAACGTCAGGCGAGTAAAGATTTGGGAGTCGGGAGTCGAGAGTCGGAAGTGGGAAATCCCTCTGATCTTTTGGATGAAGAGGTTGCAGCCAGCTATACCTATGACCCCACGGATCAAGAACAAGCAGTGGACGCACCGCCAACGGTGGTGGTGGAACAAGGAAAACAAACTTATCAGGAGAAAGACCGCCGACAGTTGAGGGAATTTGTTCGTCAGGCGGAAAAATTACAGGGACAAGGAGATCTGAAGCGAGAACGGCTCAATGAAATTATTCAAGACCTTCTCTGGCAAGGGTATCAACCGATTATTTGGTGTCGCTACATCAGCACCGCGAACTACCTGACTGAACAACTGCGTCAACAGTTCTCAGGGAAGAAAAAGAAATACCCAAACCTTAGAATTATTGGGATTACTGGGGAACTCTCTGAAGATGAACGGGAAATTCGCTTAGAAGAATTAGTAAAATATCCACAACGGGTGTTAGTGGCAACTGACTGTCTAAGCGAAGGAGTCAACCTGCAACTGTATTTTAATGCTGTCATTCACTATGATCTGCCGTGGAATCCTAACCGCTTAGAACAACGGGAAGGACGCATTGATCGCTATGGACAAACAGCGCCGACGGTAAAATGCTTTCTCCTCTATGGACAAGATAACCCAGTGGATGGAGCGGTATTAGATGTGTTAATTCGCAAAGCAGTGAGTATTCATAAAACATTGGGAATTACCGTTCCGGTTCCCTTAGATAGTAATGATGTATCCGAAGCCGTTTTTGAATCCTTGTTTGAACACGCCGAAGAAGCCCAGCAGTTATCGTTACTGGAATTGTTGAATGAAGAAGATACCGCGTTATTAGAGGTGCAAAAAAGTTGGGACCGCGCGGTAGAACGAGAACGGAAGAACCGATCGCGCTTTGCCCAACGTAGCCTCAAACCCGAACAAGTCCAAGCCGAACTCGAAGACAGCGATCGCGCTTTAGGCAGCACTGCACAAGTTGAGCAGTTTGTCAGAACGGCGCTGGAACGATTAAACGCCAGTTTGATTAAAAAACGGGACTATTGGCGACTTCCGAATATTCCCGCTTGTTTGGTTCCGGTATTGGGAGATACGGCGCGCGACATTACCTTTACCTCTCCCGCACCGGAGGGAATAGAGACAATTGGACGGAATCATCCCCTTGTGGAAACTTTAGCCAAAACCCTCTTAGAAGAAGCCTTAGAAAGCCCAGAAA
This region includes:
- a CDS encoding DEAD/DEAH box helicase family protein; this translates as MSDSSPTPGTLVASRDRAWVVLPSENEQIVRLRPLSGNEDQICGLYRPLLEQNLESLTPAHFPAPSPRQVQDHQAGALLMNAARLSLRSGAGPFRCLGRLSVRPHPYQLVPLLMALKLDPVRLLIADDVGIGKTIEAGLITRELYDRAEIRRFAVLCPPQLCDQWQKELKQKFNLDAVVVRSGTASKLERSLPSGDHHIFSYYRHLIISLDYVKSERRRASFLTHHPELVIVDEAHTCTQRSDYSATQQRHRLVRDLADHENLHLILLTATPHSGIETAFRSLLGLIKPEFEDFDLEHLSESQRAHLAQHFVQRRRADVQDWITATPFPKRESLEAPYRLSPEYRNLFSAVYDFARGLVKGERSQLSYAQQRGRYWSALAIIRCVMSSPAAAIATLKRQASKDLGVGSRESEVGNPSDLLDEEVAASYTYDPTDQEQAVDAPPTVVVEQGKQTYQEKDRRQLREFVRQAEKLQGQGDLKRERLNEIIQDLLWQGYQPIIWCRYISTANYLTEQLRQQFSGKKKKYPNLRIIGITGELSEDEREIRLEELVKYPQRVLVATDCLSEGVNLQLYFNAVIHYDLPWNPNRLEQREGRIDRYGQTAPTVKCFLLYGQDNPVDGAVLDVLIRKAVSIHKTLGITVPVPLDSNDVSEAVFESLFEHAEEAQQLSLLELLNEEDTALLEVQKSWDRAVERERKNRSRFAQRSLKPEQVQAELEDSDRALGSTAQVEQFVRTALERLNASLIKKRDYWRLPNIPACLVPVLGDTARDITFTSPAPEGIETIGRNHPLVETLAKTLLEEALESPETSVAARCGFTVTDAIDKPVFILLLRGRYLIKQRKTSPLLAEECWLQGFTGPPSQAQWLTPEETETLFTEAKPVADYSLQRKQDTLTRIIDRLEELTPSLEQFARDRAAAIAESHQRVRSLTKEGKVKVEPQLPLDILGVYIVRIQG